Proteins encoded within one genomic window of Pseudomonas cannabina:
- a CDS encoding serine/threonine-protein kinase translates to MDIRIPGFDIEGEIGEGAMATVYLATQRSLERKVALKVMAATLAADPSFCERFLREGRTLARLSHPHTVTIHDIGNVDDLYYMAMEFLPNGTLKERIASGLSAEQGLLYIRQIASALGYAHDQGLVHRDVKPANILFRADGNAVLSDFGIAKSLDDRTQFTQAGFAVGTPSYMSPEQARGQDIDGRADLYALGVVLYEILVGKLPYNGVDALSTALAHLTEPLPELPVHHGRYQDILTRLLAKNPAERFPDARALLAALDTLGLDDTERTVFQPFLKPEAPRDELAGMTPVSIDIPSGPPPVSAPLSTPPPEPTLSKVAPPEKRRVLPLALLAVAIAAAIGASGYWFLRGDVHDADVRNSDARDAKAQTTPPETAPAPVAAQTQPSDVLSDSDGGQRPLLMPGKKTLFQRVLSKPGARYASEPGATAGEELPAFSVLYVYQRQTVNGRPWLRVGAASDGRSEGWLPAEQVSDWKQSLVLKFTERSGRAPVMFVRQPEQLEKLIADPAAAKKLLLDAQKHAEDNTQVLALEPAASAVPQDQFYLLPIFESQESFDENGQPVQLLNVASIDPGNLPQKTAGNDVRVAQSADAFRTAVVLVVDTSVSMQPYIDQVREVVHGLQEKIAQRGELDSVSFGLVGFRNNISKTPGLEYLTKTLVTLDQGRDPQRFMELAGQVKATSVSSHAFNEDSFAGVMQAVNEMDWSGYGGRLILLVSDAGSLRKSDPLSSTQMNEAEVRQAALGKQIKIFALHLRTDAGKKNHASAEQQYRTLTADANPQIGNLYIPVAGGDVRQFGARVDEIGSVFADLVHQVRSNPSQAVPVLTAAPSIAEKTAAVGYAMHMDFLGRKSASQAPQLVSAWTADRDVTNLKLPAFQVCVMLTKLQLNDLQQSLKLIVDAARKTKTSPKDFFQEIASASAYMSRDPSALRKGGNLTEGGVLGEYLEGLPYRSKSLNMTQDLWLSLSVAEQEDFIDELDSKIRLYETFHNDLANWVRFGDAEPGDALYRVPLSTLP, encoded by the coding sequence ATGGACATACGGATTCCTGGATTTGACATAGAAGGCGAGATTGGCGAAGGCGCCATGGCGACGGTCTACCTGGCCACCCAGCGCTCGCTCGAACGCAAGGTGGCGCTCAAGGTGATGGCCGCCACGCTGGCCGCCGATCCGAGCTTCTGCGAGCGCTTCCTGCGTGAAGGCCGCACGCTGGCGCGTCTCTCACACCCGCACACCGTGACTATCCACGACATCGGCAATGTCGACGACCTGTATTACATGGCCATGGAGTTCCTGCCCAACGGCACGCTCAAAGAGCGCATTGCGTCTGGCCTGAGTGCCGAGCAGGGTTTGCTGTACATCCGGCAGATCGCCTCTGCGCTGGGTTACGCCCATGATCAGGGGCTGGTGCACCGGGACGTCAAGCCGGCCAACATTCTGTTTCGCGCTGATGGCAACGCTGTACTGTCTGACTTCGGCATCGCCAAGTCGCTGGATGATCGCACGCAATTCACGCAGGCCGGTTTCGCGGTCGGTACGCCCAGTTACATGAGCCCGGAGCAGGCTCGCGGTCAGGATATCGATGGGCGTGCGGACCTGTATGCGCTGGGCGTCGTGTTGTATGAAATTCTGGTCGGCAAGCTGCCGTACAACGGTGTCGATGCGCTTTCCACGGCGCTGGCGCATCTCACCGAACCGTTGCCCGAGCTGCCGGTGCATCACGGCCGCTATCAGGACATTCTCACGCGTCTGCTGGCCAAGAACCCGGCCGAGCGCTTTCCCGACGCCAGAGCCTTGCTGGCCGCCCTGGACACGCTCGGGCTCGACGATACCGAGCGCACGGTGTTTCAGCCCTTCCTCAAGCCCGAAGCGCCGCGTGACGAGCTTGCCGGCATGACACCGGTGTCCATCGATATCCCGAGCGGCCCGCCGCCGGTGAGCGCGCCGCTTTCGACGCCGCCACCCGAGCCGACCCTGAGTAAAGTCGCGCCGCCTGAGAAACGTAGGGTGCTGCCGCTGGCCTTGCTCGCCGTGGCCATTGCTGCGGCGATTGGCGCCAGTGGTTACTGGTTTTTGCGGGGCGACGTGCATGATGCTGACGTTCGTAACAGCGATGCGCGCGACGCCAAGGCGCAGACCACGCCACCGGAGACTGCTCCAGCACCGGTTGCGGCGCAGACACAGCCTTCCGACGTATTGTCCGACAGCGACGGTGGCCAGCGCCCGTTGCTGATGCCAGGCAAGAAAACCCTGTTTCAGCGTGTCCTGAGCAAGCCTGGCGCGCGCTATGCCAGTGAACCCGGTGCTACCGCCGGAGAGGAACTGCCCGCATTTTCCGTGCTGTACGTTTATCAACGCCAGACGGTCAATGGCCGCCCGTGGCTAAGGGTCGGCGCTGCCAGCGACGGGCGCAGCGAGGGCTGGTTGCCTGCCGAGCAGGTCAGTGACTGGAAACAGAGCCTGGTCTTGAAATTCACCGAACGCTCCGGACGCGCGCCGGTGATGTTCGTGCGCCAGCCCGAGCAACTGGAAAAACTGATTGCTGATCCTGCGGCAGCCAAAAAGCTGCTGCTCGATGCTCAGAAGCATGCCGAAGACAATACTCAGGTGTTGGCCTTGGAGCCTGCCGCCAGCGCGGTGCCTCAGGATCAGTTTTACCTGCTGCCGATTTTTGAGTCGCAAGAGAGCTTCGATGAAAACGGCCAGCCGGTTCAACTGTTGAACGTGGCCTCGATCGATCCTGGCAACCTGCCGCAAAAGACGGCGGGCAATGACGTCAGGGTCGCGCAAAGTGCCGATGCCTTTCGCACAGCGGTGGTGCTGGTCGTGGACACTTCGGTGTCGATGCAGCCCTACATCGATCAGGTCCGCGAGGTGGTGCATGGCTTGCAGGAAAAAATCGCCCAGCGCGGCGAGCTGGACAGCGTCAGTTTCGGTTTGGTGGGTTTTCGTAACAACATCAGTAAAACCCCGGGTCTCGAATATCTGACCAAAACCCTGGTCACGCTGGATCAGGGCCGTGACCCACAGCGTTTCATGGAACTGGCCGGGCAGGTCAAGGCCACGTCAGTCTCCAGCCATGCGTTCAACGAGGACTCCTTTGCCGGGGTGATGCAGGCGGTCAACGAGATGGACTGGTCGGGCTATGGCGGCCGGCTGATCCTGTTGGTCAGCGATGCCGGATCGCTGCGCAAAAGCGATCCGCTGAGCAGTACCCAGATGAACGAAGCCGAGGTGCGCCAGGCAGCACTTGGCAAGCAGATCAAGATTTTTGCCCTGCATCTGCGTACCGATGCGGGCAAGAAAAATCATGCCTCGGCCGAGCAGCAATACCGCACGCTGACGGCCGATGCGAACCCGCAGATCGGCAACCTTTACATCCCGGTGGCGGGCGGCGATGTCCGCCAGTTTGGGGCGCGCGTCGACGAGATCGGTTCGGTGTTTGCCGACCTTGTGCATCAGGTCCGCAGTAATCCGTCGCAAGCCGTGCCGGTCCTGACCGCAGCACCGAGTATTGCCGAAAAAACTGCGGCCGTCGGTTATGCCATGCACATGGATTTTCTGGGCCGCAAGTCGGCCAGCCAGGCCCCCCAGCTGGTCAGCGCCTGGACGGCCGACCGCGACGTCACCAACCTGAAGCTTCCGGCGTTTCAGGTGTGTGTGATGCTGACCAAATTGCAGCTCAACGACTTGCAGCAGTCGCTCAAGCTGATCGTGGACGCTGCCCGCAAGACCAAAACCTCGCCTAAAGACTTCTTTCAGGAAATCGCCAGCGCCAGTGCCTACATGAGTCGTGATCCGTCGGCCTTGCGCAAGGGCGGGAATCTGACTGAAGGCGGCGTTCTGGGCGAATATCTGGAGGGGCTGCCGTACCGCAGCAAATCGCTGAACATGACCCAGGACCTGTGGCTGTCCCTGAGCGTGGCCGAGCAGGAAGATTTCATCGATGAGCTGGATTCGAAAATTCGCCTCTATGAAACCTTCCATAACGATCTGGCCAACTGGGTACGCTTCGGCGATGCCGAGCCGGGTGATGCGTTGTACCGCGTTCCATTGTCGACGCTGCCGTGA
- a CDS encoding ABC transporter ATP-binding protein — protein sequence MLSLREVHKARGHGSQRYSLVIPRLELRAGQQYALVGPSGCGKSTLLDILALVSVPDRVQRFDFATSAGEYDIAELWCEGLQKQLADLRSRHLGYVLQTGGLLGYLDVRSNIGLSRRLLGLADDGTVGQLAEQLEIGDQLRKKPAALSIGQRQRVSCARALAHSPQLLLADEPTAALDPLNAGRVMQLLLTQAKKQNACCLIATHDEALARSAGLAVLRIECRRDADGGVTATLGEPN from the coding sequence ATGCTGAGTCTACGCGAGGTACACAAGGCCCGAGGGCATGGCAGTCAGCGCTACAGCCTGGTGATACCGCGTCTGGAACTGCGTGCCGGACAGCAATATGCACTGGTCGGGCCGAGCGGCTGTGGCAAAAGTACCCTGCTGGATATTCTGGCGCTGGTGTCGGTCCCCGACCGGGTGCAGCGCTTCGATTTTGCGACCTCTGCAGGCGAGTACGACATCGCTGAGTTGTGGTGCGAAGGTCTGCAGAAGCAGCTGGCGGATTTGCGCAGTCGACACCTTGGCTACGTGCTGCAAACGGGCGGGCTGCTGGGTTATCTGGATGTGCGGAGCAACATCGGCCTGTCGCGCAGGCTGCTGGGGCTGGCCGACGACGGCACGGTCGGGCAACTGGCCGAGCAGTTGGAAATCGGCGATCAACTGCGCAAGAAACCGGCTGCCCTTTCAATCGGGCAACGCCAGCGGGTCAGTTGTGCGAGGGCGCTCGCGCATTCGCCGCAGCTGCTGCTGGCTGACGAGCCCACCGCAGCGCTGGACCCGCTCAATGCCGGCCGGGTTATGCAATTACTGCTCACCCAGGCAAAGAAACAGAACGCCTGCTGCCTGATTGCAACCCACGATGAGGCGCTTGCCCGCAGCGCCGGGCTTGCAGTGTTGCGCATTGAGTGCCGGCGTGATGCCGATGGTGGCGTGACCGCAACGCTGGGAGAGCCGAACTGA
- a CDS encoding ABC transporter permease: MRVPLIASLAWQDYRSESRLSACNVLALVAVIAPLLVLFGLKFGLIGSLTERLEQDPAVREVIPLGGGRFTAQFIDSLAVRPDVSFALPRTRQIAATADLSLNNQLLNVEMIPTAQGDPLLSGLLPPPGLDSVVLSRTAAEKLNARAGDWLDAAFTRQVSGVLQTQRTRLRVSAVLPLEAFQRDALFASLGLLQAAEDYRDGRAVPALGWPGESAPEAQRIYPAFRLYARNLSDVETLRRYFADNGLLVSTQSQAIAQVQSLSRNLSIVFWIIAGLALCGACAAIFAGALASVERKRRELSVLRLLGFSTGALLLFVVLQAIYSGALAALTSAALYSVAELGLNRLFVQVSGEYASHLLARHYLVALLAVLGASAVAAALGGLRVARIEASEGIRDV, from the coding sequence ATGCGCGTGCCTCTCATCGCCAGTCTGGCCTGGCAGGACTATCGCAGCGAAAGTCGACTGTCCGCCTGTAACGTATTGGCTTTGGTCGCGGTGATCGCACCTTTGCTAGTGTTGTTCGGCCTCAAGTTCGGCCTGATCGGCAGCCTCACCGAACGTCTGGAGCAAGACCCGGCCGTGCGCGAGGTCATTCCGTTGGGCGGTGGTCGTTTCACCGCGCAATTCATCGACAGCCTGGCCGTGCGCCCGGACGTCAGCTTTGCACTGCCCAGAACCCGGCAGATCGCCGCAACCGCTGATCTGTCGCTGAATAACCAGTTGCTCAACGTCGAAATGATTCCGACTGCACAGGGCGACCCGCTGTTGAGTGGCCTGCTTCCGCCTCCGGGGCTGGACAGCGTCGTGCTGAGCAGAACCGCCGCAGAAAAACTCAATGCACGGGCCGGCGACTGGCTTGATGCCGCGTTCACCCGTCAGGTGTCAGGCGTGCTTCAGACGCAACGTACTCGGCTGCGTGTCTCGGCGGTGCTGCCCCTGGAAGCATTTCAGCGTGATGCGCTGTTTGCGTCGTTGGGGCTGTTGCAGGCCGCTGAAGATTATCGCGACGGCCGCGCTGTGCCCGCACTGGGCTGGCCGGGCGAGTCAGCGCCTGAAGCGCAGCGCATCTATCCGGCCTTCCGGTTGTATGCGCGCAACTTGAGTGATGTCGAAACGTTGCGCCGCTACTTCGCCGACAACGGCCTGCTGGTGTCGACTCAGTCGCAAGCCATCGCTCAGGTTCAGTCGCTGAGCCGCAACCTTTCAATCGTGTTCTGGATCATCGCCGGTCTGGCGCTGTGTGGCGCCTGCGCAGCAATCTTTGCGGGGGCTCTGGCTTCGGTTGAGCGCAAACGCCGTGAGCTGTCAGTGCTGCGCCTGCTGGGTTTCAGTACCGGCGCATTACTGTTGTTCGTGGTCTTGCAGGCGATCTACAGCGGCGCATTGGCTGCTCTGACCTCCGCTGCCTTGTACAGCGTGGCCGAGCTGGGCCTGAATCGTCTGTTCGTGCAGGTGTCCGGCGAATACGCCAGTCATCTGCTCGCTCGTCATTACCTCGTAGCTCTGTTGGCCGTGCTGGGTGCCAGCGCTGTTGCTGCGGCGCTGGGCGGCCTGCGCGTGGCCCGAATCGAAGCTTCTGAAGGAATCAGAGATGTTTGA
- a CDS encoding formylglycine-generating enzyme family protein: MFELRRAALRLVIASLCVSSFSAFADDNGTLDNPKPLADDISLPLPCDGEMVFRYVYVLAQGSLDDREINLGYPFSEGEAGYKQSFISGYRRDFINGQFTLKDLPDDWRKVIGPLLPKTDAGTPLEPMMYFIGKYEVTARQYAQVMSQAQSLASGEAAPACDAPTGMAGRLPKVKLSRFEAERFGAVYSAWLLKNHRDLLPVSGRGSDAEDGGVGFVRLPTEVEWEFAARGAQAVSRQDMDGRLFPRRIEGSEGDGPLADWAVFNQVAGGTGQAARLMPVGTKLPNPIGMFDVIGNAAEMVQESFQLVHAGRRQGAYGGFVAKGGNYLEGEGTLFTGMRREYPLFAADGTEQNNETTGFRVAIGALSAPRSRYKELFDQWQKEGRLAALTDDITDTDDPTKRLDSIIAASADPRLQAELGLVNEELKRNVSLIARQREEAAGNLIQSAALVAETISNYNIRLTNLKKSQQQAAAAKDETGARLYAIAIDNGRSALDGAVAIYIDNLATGTRYTDAVIQAQFQRIKEELNRKPVIGRSLVSRATLFVRHIGEYRQQKRADPETILKQLLASASQQ, encoded by the coding sequence ATGTTTGAGTTGCGCAGAGCTGCCCTGAGGCTGGTGATCGCTTCGCTGTGCGTGTCGTCGTTCAGCGCTTTTGCGGATGACAACGGCACGCTGGATAACCCCAAGCCCTTGGCGGATGACATCAGCCTGCCGCTGCCGTGTGACGGCGAAATGGTGTTTCGTTACGTGTACGTGCTGGCTCAGGGCAGCCTGGACGACCGCGAGATCAACCTTGGCTATCCGTTCAGCGAAGGCGAGGCGGGTTATAAGCAGTCGTTCATTTCCGGTTATCGCCGCGACTTCATCAACGGCCAGTTCACGCTGAAGGATTTGCCCGATGACTGGCGCAAGGTGATCGGCCCGCTGCTGCCGAAAACCGATGCCGGAACACCGCTCGAACCGATGATGTATTTCATTGGCAAATACGAGGTCACCGCGCGGCAGTATGCGCAGGTCATGTCGCAGGCGCAGTCCCTCGCCAGCGGCGAAGCAGCACCCGCCTGTGACGCGCCGACCGGCATGGCAGGGCGCTTGCCCAAGGTCAAGTTGTCGCGTTTCGAGGCCGAGCGTTTTGGCGCGGTATACAGCGCCTGGCTGTTGAAAAATCACCGGGATTTGCTGCCGGTCAGCGGGCGCGGTAGCGACGCAGAAGACGGCGGCGTCGGCTTTGTTCGTCTGCCGACCGAGGTCGAGTGGGAGTTTGCCGCACGCGGAGCGCAAGCCGTCAGTCGTCAGGACATGGACGGGCGCCTGTTTCCACGGCGCATCGAGGGCAGCGAGGGCGACGGTCCTCTGGCCGATTGGGCGGTGTTCAACCAGGTTGCCGGCGGCACCGGGCAGGCGGCGCGGCTGATGCCAGTCGGTACGAAGCTGCCCAACCCCATCGGCATGTTCGACGTGATAGGCAATGCGGCGGAAATGGTCCAGGAGTCATTCCAGCTGGTGCATGCCGGGCGTCGTCAGGGGGCCTATGGCGGTTTTGTGGCCAAGGGCGGGAATTACCTGGAGGGCGAGGGCACGCTGTTTACCGGCATGCGTCGCGAGTACCCGCTGTTCGCCGCCGACGGTACCGAGCAGAACAACGAAACCACCGGCTTTCGGGTCGCCATCGGGGCACTGTCCGCGCCGCGCTCGCGCTACAAGGAACTGTTCGATCAATGGCAGAAGGAAGGCCGTCTGGCGGCGCTGACCGATGACATCACGGACACTGATGATCCGACCAAACGCCTGGACAGCATCATTGCCGCCAGTGCCGATCCTCGTCTGCAAGCCGAATTGGGGCTGGTCAACGAAGAACTGAAACGCAACGTCTCGCTCATCGCCCGGCAGCGCGAGGAAGCCGCTGGCAACCTGATCCAGTCCGCTGCGCTGGTGGCCGAGACCATCAGTAACTACAACATTCGCCTGACCAATCTGAAGAAAAGCCAGCAACAGGCCGCTGCGGCCAAGGACGAAACCGGCGCCAGGCTCTATGCCATCGCAATCGACAATGGCCGCAGCGCGCTGGACGGTGCGGTGGCGATCTACATCGACAACCTGGCGACCGGTACGCGTTACACCGATGCGGTGATTCAGGCGCAGTTTCAGCGGATCAAAGAAGAGCTCAATCGCAAACCGGTCATCGGCAGGAGTCTGGTGTCCAGGGCAACGTTGTTCGTTCGCCATATCGGTGAGTACCGCCAGCAAAAGCGGGCCGACCCGGAAACGATCTTGAAGCAGTTGCTTGCGTCGGCCAGTCAGCAATGA
- the tagQ gene encoding type VI secretion system-associated lipoprotein TagQ, with protein MLLSRKPFVSASKSRSLLLATAGFSAVLLTGCASSPVSRVGATTKVEYYPSCYEPVQHLRQTDSDTTKSVATGAALGAVGGALAGALTGDSDKRARNVAIGAAGGALVGGAAGYYTERQKQITDDKARIASYSTDISKSAADIDRSTAYAKASQTCYQREFSNLISGRKSNKINADEGRKRLAEIVAGLKESNDLIAAVNGRATEDLSSYTQAYEKDLQQVGVKRNDVVVVANAETAPVAATSTKKNGKAKQPAKVKLPAVPKEAVGTEKELQQAKVKQAESQQVVTAGKSEVEKMCKSPDVSDWAPVPCPNV; from the coding sequence ATGCTTTTGTCCCGTAAACCGTTTGTCTCGGCCTCCAAAAGCCGTTCGCTGCTGCTGGCCACTGCCGGTTTCAGTGCTGTTCTGCTGACCGGTTGCGCGAGTTCGCCGGTATCCAGAGTCGGCGCGACCACCAAGGTCGAGTACTACCCTTCTTGCTACGAGCCGGTGCAGCATCTGCGTCAGACAGACTCGGACACGACCAAATCGGTTGCTACCGGCGCCGCATTGGGCGCAGTCGGTGGTGCGCTTGCCGGTGCGTTGACGGGTGACTCGGACAAGCGCGCACGGAATGTGGCGATTGGCGCAGCAGGCGGTGCTCTGGTGGGCGGCGCAGCGGGTTACTACACCGAGCGTCAGAAGCAGATCACCGATGACAAGGCGCGCATCGCTTCCTACTCCACCGACATCAGCAAAAGCGCTGCCGATATCGACCGCAGCACCGCTTATGCCAAGGCTTCGCAGACCTGCTACCAGCGTGAGTTCAGCAACCTGATTTCGGGTCGCAAATCGAACAAGATCAACGCTGACGAAGGCCGCAAGCGCCTGGCTGAAATCGTGGCCGGGCTCAAAGAGTCCAACGATCTGATCGCCGCCGTCAACGGACGCGCCACCGAAGACCTGAGCAGCTACACCCAGGCTTACGAGAAAGACCTGCAGCAGGTTGGTGTGAAACGCAATGACGTCGTCGTTGTTGCCAATGCCGAGACTGCGCCGGTTGCCGCCACTTCGACCAAAAAGAACGGCAAAGCCAAGCAACCGGCCAAGGTGAAACTGCCAGCCGTGCCGAAAGAAGCGGTGGGTACCGAGAAAGAACTGCAACAGGCCAAGGTCAAACAGGCTGAAAGCCAGCAGGTCGTTACCGCCGGTAAGAGCGAAGTCGAAAAAATGTGCAAAAGCCCTGATGTAAGCGACTGGGCTCCAGTGCCTTGCCCTAACGTCTGA
- a CDS encoding NAD synthetase: MSQAMIGLTNSPSQVLARQQIAGKINIQRLFAAIDSDPGIVGAGVVYIDADFNVVTLREFTPICSIKPKRVILREAKKYIAPQQFARDVQTNPRESRLLYEAFSATMSCGGAILGWIAVFGSGAAVPFTGGTSLVITAIGYASTAASTAQCGIGLARTINEIQNPEANDRLSDSELYNNISSVLDIASLAGVGATGLTTYKLMQAKKAATGRSWYDLTKELNRQQRKQLTDELLTLQNPKLTARLLKLKQRSGELPARLTSTQLKAATVIQFQDVLSMGVGLVGSNYVQTFAVGLYEEITE, from the coding sequence ATGTCTCAAGCAATGATCGGGCTGACCAACAGCCCTTCGCAGGTGCTGGCCCGCCAGCAGATTGCGGGAAAAATCAATATTCAGCGGCTGTTCGCCGCCATCGATTCAGACCCTGGCATCGTCGGTGCCGGTGTTGTCTACATCGACGCCGACTTCAACGTGGTAACCCTTCGAGAATTCACGCCGATCTGCAGCATCAAACCCAAGCGGGTTATTTTGCGGGAGGCGAAAAAATACATAGCACCCCAGCAGTTCGCCAGAGATGTGCAGACCAACCCTCGTGAATCGCGTCTGCTTTACGAGGCGTTCAGCGCCACGATGTCCTGTGGCGGCGCGATTCTGGGTTGGATCGCGGTGTTTGGCAGTGGGGCTGCCGTACCGTTTACAGGCGGCACCAGTCTGGTCATCACGGCCATCGGCTATGCCTCCACCGCAGCCAGTACGGCACAATGCGGCATAGGTCTGGCGAGAACCATCAACGAAATACAAAACCCCGAAGCGAATGACCGGCTAAGCGATTCCGAGTTGTACAACAACATCAGCTCGGTGCTGGATATTGCGTCCCTGGCAGGTGTTGGCGCCACCGGCCTGACGACGTACAAACTGATGCAAGCGAAGAAGGCTGCAACGGGACGCAGTTGGTACGACCTCACTAAAGAGCTCAATCGGCAGCAGCGCAAACAGCTGACCGACGAGTTGCTGACACTTCAAAATCCGAAGTTGACTGCCAGGCTACTGAAACTCAAACAACGAAGTGGCGAATTGCCTGCGCGTTTGACGTCAACCCAGCTTAAAGCCGCTACCGTCATTCAGTTTCAGGATGTCTTGAGCATGGGTGTCGGGTTGGTCGGAAGCAATTATGTGCAAACCTTCGCGGTGGGTCTGTATGAGGAAATCACCGAATGA